GGCCATCGAGGTCCGCCCGGAGGCGCAGGCGCGCTTCCTCGACCGGATCCGCACCCGGATGGCCGACAGCATCTGGCAGGCCGGCGGCTGCAAAAGCTGGTATCTCGACGCGCAGGGTCGGAACACGACCCTGTGGCCGGACTCGGTGATGGCCTACCGCCGCAGCGCCCGCCGGGCCCGGATGGCCGATTACCGGTTGGGCTGACGTCCCGTCAGGCGCTCAGAACGCGAAGCCGGCCTCTTCCGCGAAGGCGTCGAGGCCGGGGAGCGAGGCGTCGAACAGCGGACGTGCCCCGAACGCGTCGCCGGCGCGGACGAACAGCGTCACCTTCGCGTTGCGGTGCGGGCCCATCACGCAGACGAGGCGGCCATCGTCCTTCAGCTGCTCCAGCAGCGCCTGCGGACGCACCTCGACGCGGCCGTTGACCAGGATCACGTCGAACGGCGCCTGCTTGGGCGCGCCGGCGCCGATCGGGCCCTCGACCACCTGGACGGCGGTGCCGAGCCGGCTGCGCGCCTCGGCGGCGAGTTCGGGAACCGATTCCAGCGCGGTCACCTGGGCGCCGAGATGCGCCATGACCGACGCGGCGTAGCCGTAGCCGCTGGCGACATCGAGAGCGGTGACGCCCGGCCGGATCCGCAGGGCCTGGATCATCCGCGCCAGCACCATCGGCGCCGGCATGCAGCGGCTCTCGCCGCCGGCCGGACCGATATGCAAGGTCTGGTCGATATACGCGAAGGGCTCGCGGTCCTTGGGAACGAAGGTCTCGCGCGCCACGGTGTCGAACGCGTCGAGCACCGTGTTTTCGTTCACGTCGAAGGTCCGCAACTGGCAGTCGACCATCATCCGCCGCGCCTGCGCGTAATCGATCATCGAACCCTGTCCTCGAACCGGATCGGAACGCCGCGTCGGCCGGCCCCGGCGGCCGGCCGGCGCCCCGGCCAAGCCTAAGCTTCCCGGATGGGGGGCGTTTTCGGAGATCGTTGCCCAAAACGCAAGGTGAGCGCGTGCGCAGCCGTCCGCGCGTGCCCAGGCCCGCTCCGGTCTGGTCGCTGACGGAAATTTGTAACGCTGGCGTTTAGAATGCCGTCGACATGGAGCGCACGCGCGACGCTTAATCCGCTCCATGGCCCTGAGGGCCTCAGAAAGAAGGCATTCGGGGGTCAGGGATGTTTGTCCGCGCCGTGCGCTTGCGTGCCTGCGTCGCTGCCCTATGCCTCGCGGTGCCGGCCGCCACGCCGGCCACGGCCCGGATCGTGGGCCTCGACATCACTGCCGTCGAGCCGTTTGCAGGCGGTGCGAGCTTCGGAGAGACCGGCGCCTACGAGCGGGTGACAGGCTTCGCCCGCGGCGAGATCGACCCGGCGGACCCCGCCAATGCCGGCATTGCGGACATCGTGCTGGCGCCGCGCAACGCGCGCGGTCTCGCCGAGTACCGCACGGACCTGTTCATCCTCCGCCCCAAGGACCCGGCACGCGGCAGCGGCACGCTGCTCTACGAGGTGCTCAACCGCGGCCGGAAGTTCCTGTTCAACTGGGTGCTCGACGCGCCCGCCCAGGCCGCACAGGCGGTCAACGACCCGCGCGAAGCCCGGGATGCGGGCACGGCCCTGGTCCTGAACCGCGGCGACACGATCGTCTGGTCGGGCTGGGAGGCGGACGCCCTGCGCCAGAACGGCGGCATGGCGATCGACGTGCCGGTGGCCACCCGCGACGGCAAGCCGATCGTCGGCACCGTGCGCGACGAACTGGTGAGCGGAACGCGCGGCCCGACGGAGGCGCCGTTCTACCTGACCTTCGCGGCTGCCGGCACGGACCAGCCCGGCGCCACCCTGACGGTCCGGCGCCGAGAGGCCGACCCGCCTCTGCCGGTGCCGCGCGAGGCCTGGACCTTCGCGGGGCCGCGCCAGCTCATGCTGCTGCCCGCGGGCACGAAGCCCCAGCCCGGCTCGCTCTACGAGTTCACCTACGAGGCCGTCGGCCCGAAGGTTCTGGGCCTCGGCTTCGCGGCGACGCGGGATGTGGTCGCCTATCTCCGCAGGAGCGCCGCGGACAACCCGGCCGGCGGCAAGATGCAGCGCGCCTTGGCGCTCGGCATCTCGCAGAGCGGCCGCTTCCTGCGGGACTTCGTCCATCTCGGCTTCAACCGGGATGAGGCCGGCGCCCGCGTGTTCGACGGGGTGCTGGCCCATATCTCCGGGGTCGGCGGTGTCTTCCTCAACGCGCGCTTCGCCCAGCCCTCCCGGACCAACACCCAGCACGAGGATCACCTCTACCCCGAGAACGCCTTCCCGTTCTCGCCGGCCGCCCAGCACGATCCGGTGACGGGGCAGCGCGGCGCGCTTCTGCGCGGCGACGGCTTCGACCCGCTCTGGATGGAAGTGAACACCGAGACCGAGTACTGGCAGAAAGGGGCCTCCCTCCTGACCACGGATCCCCTCGGCCGCGCCGACGTGGACCTGCCGGACACGGCGC
This window of the Methylobacterium tardum genome carries:
- a CDS encoding protein-L-isoaspartate O-methyltransferase family protein yields the protein MIDYAQARRMMVDCQLRTFDVNENTVLDAFDTVARETFVPKDREPFAYIDQTLHIGPAGGESRCMPAPMVLARMIQALRIRPGVTALDVASGYGYAASVMAHLGAQVTALESVPELAAEARSRLGTAVQVVEGPIGAGAPKQAPFDVILVNGRVEVRPQALLEQLKDDGRLVCVMGPHRNAKVTLFVRAGDAFGARPLFDASLPGLDAFAEEAGFAF
- a CDS encoding alpha/beta hydrolase domain-containing protein, whose protein sequence is MFVRAVRLRACVAALCLAVPAATPATARIVGLDITAVEPFAGGASFGETGAYERVTGFARGEIDPADPANAGIADIVLAPRNARGLAEYRTDLFILRPKDPARGSGTLLYEVLNRGRKFLFNWVLDAPAQAAQAVNDPREARDAGTALVLNRGDTIVWSGWEADALRQNGGMAIDVPVATRDGKPIVGTVRDELVSGTRGPTEAPFYLTFAAAGTDQPGATLTVRRREADPPLPVPREAWTFAGPRQLMLLPAGTKPQPGSLYEFTYEAVGPKVLGLGFAATRDVVAYLRRSAADNPAGGKMQRALALGISQSGRFLRDFVHLGFNRDEAGARVFDGVLAHISGVGGVFLNARFAQPSRTNTQHEDHLYPENAFPFSPAAQHDPVTGQRGALLRGDGFDPLWMEVNTETEYWQKGASLLTTDPLGRADVDLPDTARAYLIAGGFHYGRSGLVSDKGPCANPRNTLNPGPALRALLVDLEEWVRDGRAPPASRVPRRSDGTLVEPTATGFPYVPGLAVATFTNAIARFPTYVDPHPEAGPQYRPLVPRVDADGQAIAGIRLPEVAVPRGTYTGWNLYAEPFPAGALCDREGSLLPFAATKAEREAKGDPRLSLAERYPDQAAYADAVARAVDGLVAERLLLREDGERYVERARTGAQRP